From one Streptomyces sp. Q6 genomic stretch:
- a CDS encoding MarR family transcriptional regulator gives MPKPLSLAFDPIARADEHWKQRWGSVPSMAAITSIMRAHQILLAEVDAVVKPYGLTFARYEALVLLTFSKSGELPMSKIGERLMVHPTSVTNTVDRLVTSGFVDKRPNPNDGRGTLATITDKGREVVESATRDLMAMDFGLGVYDGDECGEIFAMLRPLRVAAHDFEDEG, from the coding sequence GTGCCGAAGCCGCTCAGCCTTGCTTTCGATCCCATCGCCCGCGCCGACGAGCACTGGAAACAGCGGTGGGGATCCGTGCCGTCCATGGCGGCGATCACCTCGATCATGCGCGCGCACCAGATCCTGCTCGCCGAGGTCGACGCCGTCGTCAAGCCGTACGGGCTGACGTTCGCGCGCTACGAGGCGCTGGTGCTGCTCACCTTCTCCAAGTCGGGCGAGCTGCCCATGTCGAAGATCGGCGAGCGTCTGATGGTGCATCCGACGTCGGTCACGAACACCGTCGACCGGCTCGTGACGTCGGGCTTCGTCGACAAGCGACCCAACCCCAACGACGGGCGCGGCACGCTCGCCACCATCACCGACAAGGGCCGCGAGGTCGTGGAGTCGGCCACCCGCGACCTGATGGCGATGGACTTCGGACTCGGCGTGTACGACGGCGACGAGTGCGGCGAGATCTTCGCGATGCTGCGCCCGCTGCGGGTGGCGGCCCACGATTTCGAGGACGAGGGCTGA
- a CDS encoding DUF3817 domain-containing protein, with protein MKKSVLTRYRIMAYVTGVLLVLLCLGMIAKYALGMDGAADVTRVIAIAHGWLYVIYLVFAFDLGSKAKWPVGKQLWVLIAGTIPTAAFFVERKVSAELEAKVSDDGTRLAKA; from the coding sequence ATGAAGAAATCCGTGCTGACCCGCTATCGGATCATGGCTTACGTGACCGGCGTGCTTCTCGTCCTCCTCTGCCTCGGCATGATCGCCAAGTACGCGCTCGGCATGGACGGCGCCGCCGACGTCACGCGCGTCATCGCCATCGCGCACGGCTGGCTGTACGTGATCTACCTCGTCTTCGCCTTCGACCTGGGCTCCAAGGCGAAGTGGCCGGTCGGCAAGCAGCTGTGGGTGCTCATCGCGGGCACCATCCCGACCGCCGCCTTCTTCGTCGAGCGCAAGGTCTCGGCCGAGCTGGAGGCCAAGGTCTCGGACGACGGCACCCGCCTCGCCAAGGCGTAG
- a CDS encoding methylmalonyl-CoA mutase family protein gives MGSKDADATAGTAAIEEGRRRWQARYDAARKRDADFSTLSGDPVDPVYGPRPGDTYEGFERIGWPGEYPYTRGLYPTGYRGRTWTIRQFAGFGNAEQTNERYKKILANGGGGLSVAFDMPTLMGRDSDDPRALGEVGHCGVAIDSAADMEVLFQDIPLGDVTTSMTISGPAVPVFCMYLVAAERQGVDPAVLNGTLQTDIFKEYIAQKEWLFQPEPHLRLIGDLMEHCASSIPAYKPLSVSGYHIREAGSTAAQELAYTLADGFGYVELGLSRGLDVDVFAPGLSFFFDAHVDFFEEIAKFRAARRIWARWMRDVYGARSEKAQWLRFHTQTAGVSLTAQQPYNNVVRTAVEALAAVLGGTNSLHTNALDETLALPSEQAAEIALRTQQVLMEETGVANVADPLGGSWYVEQLTDRIEADAEKIFDQIKERGLRAHPDGRHPIGPVTSGILRGIEDGWFTGEIAESAFQYQQSLEKGDKRVVGVNAHHGSVTGDLEILRVSHEVEREQVRALGDRKAGRDDAAVRTALDAMLDAARSGANMIAPMLDAVRAEATLGEICGVLRDEWGVYTEPAGF, from the coding sequence ATGGGAAGCAAGGACGCTGACGCCACCGCCGGTACCGCCGCCATCGAGGAGGGCCGCCGTCGCTGGCAGGCCCGCTACGACGCCGCCCGAAAGCGCGACGCCGACTTCAGCACGCTCTCCGGGGACCCGGTCGACCCCGTCTACGGGCCACGGCCCGGGGACACGTACGAGGGCTTCGAGCGGATCGGGTGGCCCGGCGAGTACCCGTACACGCGCGGTCTCTACCCGACCGGCTACCGGGGCCGCACCTGGACCATCCGCCAGTTCGCCGGGTTCGGCAACGCCGAGCAGACGAACGAGCGCTACAAGAAGATCCTCGCGAACGGCGGCGGCGGGCTCTCCGTCGCCTTCGACATGCCGACGCTGATGGGACGCGACTCCGACGACCCGCGCGCCCTCGGCGAGGTCGGGCACTGCGGCGTCGCGATCGACTCCGCCGCGGACATGGAGGTCCTCTTCCAGGACATCCCGCTCGGTGACGTCACGACGTCGATGACGATCAGCGGGCCCGCCGTGCCCGTCTTCTGCATGTACCTGGTCGCGGCCGAACGGCAGGGCGTCGACCCGGCCGTCCTCAACGGCACGCTCCAGACCGACATCTTCAAGGAGTACATCGCGCAGAAGGAGTGGCTCTTCCAGCCCGAGCCGCATCTGCGCCTGATCGGCGACCTGATGGAGCACTGCGCGTCGTCCATCCCCGCCTACAAGCCGCTCTCGGTGTCCGGGTACCACATCCGCGAGGCCGGTTCGACGGCCGCGCAGGAGCTGGCGTACACCCTCGCCGACGGCTTCGGCTACGTGGAGCTGGGGCTGAGCCGCGGACTCGACGTCGACGTCTTCGCGCCGGGCCTCTCCTTCTTCTTCGACGCGCACGTCGACTTCTTCGAGGAGATCGCCAAGTTCCGCGCGGCCCGGCGTATCTGGGCGCGCTGGATGCGGGACGTGTACGGGGCGCGCAGCGAGAAGGCGCAGTGGCTCCGCTTCCACACCCAGACCGCCGGCGTCTCGCTGACCGCGCAGCAGCCGTACAACAACGTCGTCCGCACGGCCGTGGAGGCGCTCGCGGCCGTGCTCGGCGGGACGAACTCCCTGCACACGAACGCGCTGGACGAGACCCTCGCCCTGCCGAGCGAGCAGGCGGCCGAGATCGCGCTGCGCACACAGCAGGTGCTCATGGAGGAGACCGGCGTCGCCAACGTCGCGGACCCGCTGGGCGGCTCCTGGTACGTGGAGCAGCTCACCGACCGCATCGAGGCCGACGCCGAGAAGATCTTCGACCAGATCAAGGAGCGGGGCCTGCGGGCGCACCCCGACGGGCGGCACCCCATCGGTCCCGTCACCTCCGGGATCCTGCGCGGCATCGAGGACGGCTGGTTCACCGGGGAGATCGCCGAGTCGGCGTTCCAGTACCAGCAGTCCCTGGAGAAGGGCGACAAGCGGGTCGTCGGCGTCAACGCCCACCACGGCTCCGTCACCGGCGACCTGGAGATCCTGCGGGTCAGCCACGAGGTGGAGCGCGAGCAGGTCCGGGCCCTCGGGGACCGGAAGGCGGGCCGCGACGACGCCGCGGTGCGCACCGCGCTGGACGCCATGCTGGACGCCGCGCGCAGCGGCGCCAACATGATCGCGCCGATGCTCGACGCGGTGCGCGCGGAGGCGACGCTCGGCGAGATCTGCGGCGTGCTGCGCGACGAGTGGGGCGTCTACACCGAGCCGGCGGGCTTCTGA
- a CDS encoding alpha/beta hydrolase, whose translation MPRFALDRTTTTVGVAVLALAGGIAIGGTGAVSASPPAEPKVQNSFDSLGADVRAAKLPSGRTAHYTDSGPADGTPVLYIGGTGTSARAVHMTDFFRTTRQDLGLRMITVERNGFGDTDYDPKLGAADYAEDALEVLDRLGVEHFKVVAISGGGPYAAQIASRAPERVSALHLAAALPPYGDRPAYCALTDDRLRAAVEDQIKDPRVWWAFPDDSPVHAIPGFADTAYEDGARTYNQRGQQADPAPQVHEQRLYCDRPGPDVSKLGAPVFLYHGDKDTTVPASTLAAWRSAFTGTTVKTRTYADSAHDVQYRHWDQILVDLAGRSDRTVVCLSRRTRALPAAEADALVAKDRATLGSCAWND comes from the coding sequence GTGCCACGCTTCGCGCTCGACCGCACCACGACCACCGTCGGTGTCGCCGTCCTCGCCCTCGCCGGAGGGATCGCCATCGGCGGCACCGGGGCGGTGAGCGCGAGCCCGCCGGCCGAGCCGAAGGTGCAGAACTCCTTCGACTCGCTGGGCGCCGACGTGCGCGCCGCGAAACTCCCGTCGGGCCGCACCGCCCACTACACCGACTCGGGTCCGGCCGACGGCACCCCCGTGCTCTACATCGGCGGCACCGGGACCAGCGCCCGCGCCGTCCACATGACCGACTTCTTCCGGACCACCAGACAGGATCTGGGGCTGCGGATGATCACGGTCGAGCGCAACGGCTTCGGGGACACCGACTACGACCCGAAGCTCGGCGCGGCCGACTACGCCGAGGACGCCCTCGAAGTCCTCGACCGGCTCGGCGTCGAGCACTTCAAGGTGGTCGCCATCTCCGGCGGCGGCCCCTACGCCGCCCAGATCGCCTCGCGCGCGCCCGAGCGGGTCAGCGCCCTGCACCTCGCCGCCGCGCTGCCCCCGTACGGCGACAGGCCCGCGTACTGCGCCCTCACCGACGACCGGCTGAGGGCCGCGGTCGAGGACCAGATCAAGGACCCGCGCGTGTGGTGGGCCTTCCCCGACGACAGCCCCGTCCACGCGATCCCCGGCTTCGCCGACACCGCGTACGAGGACGGCGCGCGGACCTACAACCAGCGCGGCCAGCAGGCCGATCCGGCGCCGCAGGTGCACGAGCAGCGGCTGTACTGCGACCGGCCGGGCCCCGACGTGTCGAAGCTCGGGGCACCGGTGTTCCTGTACCACGGGGACAAGGACACGACGGTCCCGGCGAGCACGCTCGCCGCCTGGCGGTCGGCGTTCACGGGGACGACGGTGAAGACGCGGACGTACGCCGACTCCGCGCACGACGTCCAGTACCGCCACTGGGACCAGATCCTGGTCGACCTGGCCGGCCGGTCCGACCGGACCGTCGTCTGCCTCTCGCGGCGCACGCGCGCCCTGCCGGCCGCGGAGGCGGACGCCCTGGTCGCCAAGGACCGTGCCACCCTGGGCAGTTGCGCCTGGAACGACTGA
- a CDS encoding TetR/AcrR family transcriptional regulator: MQSRTPPRTGRPRSAAADEAILEATRAALVELGWSKLTLGDVATRAGVAKTTLYRRWAGKNELVVDAVAVLFDELELPDRGSLAADIEGVVLQFAAILDRPETKTALMAVVAESTRDAPLRERIRTSIVDRQKRLVLEGRARAEQRGELPAAPDPAAAARTADLIFDVAAGAVVHRTLVSAEPVDAEWVRRFTLLLLGGLAAAAG; the protein is encoded by the coding sequence ATGCAGAGCCGCACGCCGCCCCGTACAGGTCGCCCCCGGTCCGCCGCGGCGGACGAGGCGATCCTGGAGGCGACGCGTGCGGCGCTCGTGGAGCTCGGCTGGTCGAAGCTGACGCTCGGCGACGTGGCGACGCGGGCGGGCGTCGCGAAGACGACCCTGTACCGCCGCTGGGCGGGCAAGAACGAGCTCGTGGTCGACGCGGTGGCCGTCCTCTTCGATGAACTCGAACTGCCCGACAGAGGTTCCCTCGCGGCCGACATCGAGGGCGTGGTCCTTCAGTTCGCGGCGATCCTGGACCGCCCCGAGACGAAGACGGCGCTGATGGCGGTGGTCGCGGAGTCCACCCGGGACGCTCCGCTGCGGGAGCGGATCCGTACGTCGATCGTGGACCGGCAGAAACGTCTCGTCCTGGAGGGACGGGCCCGCGCGGAGCAGCGCGGCGAGCTTCCGGCGGCGCCGGACCCCGCCGCGGCCGCCCGCACCGCGGACCTGATCTTCGACGTGGCGGCGGGGGCGGTGGTGCACCGGACGCTGGTGAGCGCGGAGCCGGTGGACGCCGAGTGGGTCCGCCGGTTCACGCTCCTCCTCCTGGGCGGCCTGGCGGCCGCGGCCGGCTAG
- a CDS encoding tetratricopeptide repeat protein, translated as MQPRNMSMSGVVDLAAVKAAQEAKAKAEQARAEAARQGGGPAAVPASSLVIDVDEAGFERDVLQRSTEVPVVIDFWAEWCEPCKQLSPLLERLAAEYSGRFVLAKIDVDANQMLMQQFGVQGIPAVFAVVAGQALPLFQGAAPEAQIRGTLDQLIQVAEERFGLTGITVDQNAEGPAPVVEAPAGPYDSLLEAAVQALDAGDMAGAIQAYKNVLSDDPGNTEAKLGLGQAELLQRVQDMDPQAVRKDAAERPGDVRAQIAAADLDLVGGHVEDAFGRLVDAVARSAGDDRDAARVRLLELFEVVGGDDPRVTTARTALARVLF; from the coding sequence ATGCAGCCACGGAACATGTCCATGAGCGGAGTCGTCGACCTCGCCGCGGTGAAGGCGGCCCAGGAGGCCAAGGCGAAGGCGGAGCAGGCGCGCGCCGAAGCGGCCCGGCAGGGCGGCGGCCCGGCGGCCGTCCCGGCGTCCAGTCTCGTCATCGACGTAGACGAGGCCGGCTTCGAGCGCGATGTACTCCAGCGTTCCACCGAAGTGCCCGTCGTCATCGACTTCTGGGCCGAGTGGTGCGAGCCCTGCAAGCAGCTGAGCCCGCTGCTCGAGCGGCTCGCCGCCGAGTACAGCGGCCGGTTCGTCCTCGCCAAGATCGACGTCGACGCCAACCAGATGCTGATGCAGCAGTTCGGGGTCCAGGGGATCCCCGCCGTCTTCGCCGTCGTCGCGGGACAGGCACTGCCGCTCTTCCAGGGCGCCGCCCCCGAGGCCCAGATCCGGGGCACGCTCGACCAGTTGATCCAGGTCGCCGAGGAGCGCTTCGGGCTCACGGGCATCACCGTCGACCAGAACGCGGAAGGGCCCGCGCCGGTCGTGGAGGCTCCGGCCGGTCCGTACGACTCCCTTCTCGAAGCGGCCGTTCAGGCTCTGGACGCGGGCGACATGGCCGGCGCGATCCAGGCGTACAAGAACGTGCTGTCCGACGACCCGGGCAACACCGAGGCCAAGCTCGGCCTCGGCCAGGCCGAACTCCTCCAGCGCGTCCAGGACATGGACCCGCAGGCCGTCCGGAAGGACGCGGCGGAGCGCCCCGGCGACGTGCGGGCCCAGATCGCGGCCGCCGACCTGGACCTGGTCGGCGGGCATGTCGAGGACGCCTTCGGTCGGCTGGTCGACGCGGTGGCGCGTTCGGCGGGCGACGACCGGGACGCCGCACGGGTCCGCCTCCTCGAACTCTTCGAGGTCGTGGGCGGCGACGACCCCCGGGTGACCACGGCTCGTACGGCTCTGGCCCGGGTTCTCTTCTGA
- a CDS encoding DUF6230 family protein — protein sequence MNSMIRGGTRWKRFAVVMVPSVAATAAIGVALSQGALAASFSVSGQSFKVHVDKLDADGMIQYGAIDAEKNGTPHPVSVSAFNSADLTNMCQSVVTHVPVLGDVTLVLKAGGGGKPAHADKIYIDVAQLKADAEFTDINIGVAAGSSSKGPGMKGGKEQSDPNGFAQEASHATLTDVDQTAWATSAGTFKLNGLNMSLKKGSGKGIECY from the coding sequence GTGAATTCCATGATTCGTGGCGGAACCAGATGGAAGCGGTTCGCCGTAGTCATGGTGCCGAGCGTCGCGGCGACAGCCGCGATAGGCGTGGCCCTGTCCCAGGGTGCGCTCGCGGCATCGTTCAGTGTGTCGGGTCAGTCGTTCAAGGTGCACGTCGACAAGCTCGACGCCGACGGCATGATCCAGTACGGCGCCATCGACGCGGAGAAGAACGGGACCCCTCACCCGGTCTCGGTCTCCGCGTTCAACTCGGCCGACCTCACCAACATGTGCCAGTCCGTGGTCACCCACGTGCCGGTTCTCGGTGACGTGACGCTGGTGCTGAAGGCCGGTGGCGGCGGCAAGCCGGCGCATGCCGACAAGATCTACATCGACGTCGCGCAGCTCAAGGCGGATGCCGAGTTCACCGACATCAACATCGGTGTGGCTGCCGGGTCCTCCAGCAAGGGCCCCGGCATGAAGGGGGGCAAGGAGCAGTCCGACCCCAATGGCTTCGCTCAGGAGGCGTCCCACGCCACCCTGACCGACGTCGACCAGACCGCCTGGGCGACGAGCGCCGGCACCTTCAAGCTCAACGGGCTGAACATGAGCCTGAAGAAGGGCAGCGGCAAGGGCATCGAGTGCTACTAG
- a CDS encoding DUF6114 domain-containing protein, which yields MSAEAQAGLGDRFGHARRTFRTWRGQRPFWAGMLTVLGGIPIMYFPYANLTLGSMTIRMATTAGAGSLIIGVLLVVLGLTMWFQYHSRIFAGVAAILLALVSLVVSNFGGFVIGFLLALVGGALGISWAPATPQAEAPKGDAGEGMAVVPPVADAPHQVAGANDESGTSPDDGTNGRHRAG from the coding sequence ATGAGCGCCGAAGCGCAAGCAGGGTTGGGCGACAGGTTCGGCCACGCACGCCGGACGTTCCGCACTTGGCGCGGCCAACGCCCCTTCTGGGCAGGCATGTTGACCGTGCTCGGTGGCATCCCGATCATGTATTTCCCGTACGCGAACCTGACGCTCGGCTCGATGACGATCCGGATGGCCACCACGGCCGGTGCGGGATCTCTGATCATCGGTGTCCTGCTCGTCGTGCTCGGCCTCACGATGTGGTTCCAGTACCACTCCCGCATCTTCGCGGGTGTCGCGGCGATCCTGCTCGCTCTGGTCTCCCTTGTCGTCTCCAACTTCGGCGGATTCGTCATCGGTTTCCTGCTGGCCCTGGTCGGTGGCGCCCTCGGTATCTCGTGGGCCCCTGCCACGCCGCAGGCGGAAGCGCCGAAGGGCGACGCCGGCGAGGGGATGGCCGTCGTGCCGCCCGTCGCGGACGCCCCCCATCAGGTCGCGGGCGCAAATGACGAGTCAGGAACAAGCCCGGATGACGGGACGAACGGGAGGCACCGTGCCGGCTGA
- the pyk gene encoding pyruvate kinase: protein MRRSKIVCTLGPAVDSEEQLVSLIEAGMNVARFNFSHGTHAEHQGRYDRVRAAATKTGRAVGVLADLQGPKIRLETFAEGPVELVRGDEFTITTEDVPGDKSICGTTYKGLPGDVSRGDQILINDGNVELKVMDVEGPRVKTIVIEGGVISDHKGINLPGAAVNVPALSEKDIEDLRFALKMGCDMVALSFVRDANDVKDVHKVMDEEGRRVPVIAKVEKPQAVANMEGVVAAFDAVMVARGDLAVEYPLEKVPMVQKRLVEMCRRNAKPVIVATQMMESMITNSRPTRAEASDVANAILDGADAVMLSAESSVGAYPIETVKTMSKIVQAAEEELLSKGLQPLVPGKKPRTQGGSVARAACEIADFLDGEALVAFTHSGDTARRLSRYRAAQPILAFTTQESTRNQLALSWGVESYVVPHVDSTDEMVELVDAELIKLSRFNDGDTVVITAGSPPGVPGTTNMVRVHHLGGGQRD, encoded by the coding sequence ATGCGCCGTTCCAAAATCGTCTGCACGCTGGGCCCCGCCGTCGACTCCGAAGAGCAGCTCGTCTCGCTGATCGAGGCCGGCATGAATGTGGCCCGCTTCAACTTCAGCCACGGCACCCACGCCGAGCACCAGGGTCGCTACGACCGTGTCCGTGCCGCCGCCACCAAGACGGGCCGCGCCGTGGGCGTGCTCGCCGACCTCCAGGGTCCGAAGATCCGCCTGGAGACGTTCGCCGAGGGCCCCGTCGAGCTGGTGCGCGGTGACGAGTTCACCATCACCACCGAGGACGTGCCCGGCGACAAGTCGATCTGTGGCACGACGTACAAGGGGCTGCCGGGCGACGTGTCGCGCGGTGACCAGATCCTGATCAACGACGGCAACGTCGAGCTCAAGGTGATGGACGTCGAGGGCCCGCGGGTCAAGACGATCGTCATCGAGGGCGGTGTCATCTCCGACCACAAGGGCATCAACCTGCCGGGCGCGGCCGTCAACGTCCCGGCCCTGTCCGAGAAGGACATCGAGGACCTGCGCTTCGCCCTGAAGATGGGCTGCGACATGGTCGCCCTGTCCTTCGTGCGCGACGCCAACGACGTCAAGGACGTCCACAAGGTGATGGACGAGGAGGGCCGCCGGGTCCCCGTCATCGCCAAGGTGGAGAAGCCGCAGGCCGTCGCCAACATGGAGGGCGTCGTCGCGGCGTTCGACGCGGTGATGGTGGCCCGTGGCGACCTCGCCGTCGAGTACCCGCTCGAGAAGGTCCCGATGGTGCAGAAGCGCCTCGTGGAGATGTGCCGCCGCAACGCCAAGCCGGTGATCGTCGCGACCCAGATGATGGAGTCGATGATCACCAACTCGCGCCCCACGCGCGCCGAGGCGTCCGACGTCGCGAACGCGATCCTGGACGGCGCCGACGCGGTCATGCTGTCCGCCGAGTCGTCGGTCGGCGCGTACCCGATCGAGACCGTCAAGACGATGTCGAAGATCGTCCAGGCGGCCGAGGAGGAGCTGCTCTCCAAGGGCCTCCAGCCGCTCGTCCCGGGCAAGAAGCCGCGCACCCAGGGTGGTTCGGTGGCCCGCGCCGCGTGCGAGATCGCGGACTTCCTGGACGGCGAGGCGCTGGTCGCCTTCACGCACTCCGGTGACACGGCCCGCCGGCTGTCCCGCTACCGCGCGGCCCAGCCGATCCTGGCCTTCACCACGCAGGAGAGCACCCGCAACCAGCTCGCGCTGAGCTGGGGCGTGGAGTCGTACGTCGTGCCGCACGTGGACTCGACGGACGAGATGGTCGAGCTGGTCGACGCCGAGCTGATCAAGCTCAGCCGCTTCAACGACGGCGACACCGTGGTCATCACGGCCGGCTCGCCCCCCGGCGTCCCCGGCACCACCAACATGGTCCGGGTGCACCACCTCGGCGGCGGTCAGCGCGACTGA
- a CDS encoding acetate kinase, whose amino-acid sequence MTATRVLVLNSGSSSVKYQLLDMRDGARLAQGLVERIGEETSRLKHTPLTGGGGESREQNRPIADHEEALKAVAGELAHDGLGLDSPELAAIGHRVVHGGKFFTQPTVIDDAVLKEVERLIPVAPLHNPANLTGIRTAMALRPDLPQVAVFDTAFHTTMPESASRYAIDVKTADEHRIRRYGFHGTSHAYVSRRTAELLGKEPEEVNVIVLHLGNGASASAVRGGVCVETSMGLTPLEGLVMGTRSGDVDPAVIFHLMRVGNMSADEIDVLLNKKSGLIGLCGDNDMREIRRRIDEGDQEARLAFDIYIHRLKKYIGAYYAVLGRVDAVAFTAGVGENAAPVREAAVSGLEELGLTVDGELNSVRSDEARIISPEYARVAVAVVPTDEELEIARQTYALVGDSDRRHA is encoded by the coding sequence GTGACTGCGACCCGAGTCCTCGTCCTCAACTCCGGCTCCTCCTCGGTCAAGTACCAGCTGCTCGACATGCGCGACGGCGCCCGGCTCGCCCAGGGCCTCGTCGAGCGGATCGGCGAGGAGACCTCCCGGCTCAAGCACACGCCGCTGACCGGCGGCGGCGGGGAGAGCCGGGAGCAGAACCGGCCGATCGCCGACCACGAGGAGGCCCTGAAGGCGGTGGCCGGCGAGCTGGCGCACGACGGGCTCGGCCTGGACTCCCCCGAGCTGGCCGCGATCGGTCACCGAGTGGTGCACGGCGGCAAGTTCTTCACGCAGCCGACGGTGATCGACGACGCGGTGCTCAAGGAGGTGGAGCGGCTCATCCCGGTGGCGCCGCTGCACAACCCGGCGAACCTCACGGGCATCCGTACGGCGATGGCGCTCCGCCCCGATCTGCCGCAGGTCGCGGTGTTCGACACGGCGTTCCACACGACGATGCCGGAGTCGGCGTCGCGCTACGCGATCGACGTGAAGACCGCCGACGAGCACCGCATCCGGCGCTACGGCTTCCACGGCACGTCGCACGCGTACGTGTCGCGCAGGACCGCCGAGCTCCTCGGCAAGGAGCCGGAGGAGGTCAACGTCATCGTGCTGCACCTGGGCAACGGCGCCTCGGCGTCGGCGGTGCGCGGCGGGGTGTGCGTGGAGACGTCGATGGGCCTGACACCGCTTGAGGGCCTGGTGATGGGTACCCGTTCAGGAGACGTCGACCCGGCCGTCATCTTCCATCTGATGCGGGTGGGCAACATGTCGGCGGACGAGATCGACGTCCTGCTCAACAAGAAGTCGGGCCTGATCGGCCTGTGCGGCGACAACGACATGCGCGAGATCCGCCGTCGTATCGACGAGGGGGACCAGGAGGCGCGGCTCGCCTTCGACATCTACATCCACCGCCTGAAGAAGTACATCGGGGCCTACTACGCGGTGCTCGGCCGGGTGGACGCGGTCGCGTTCACGGCGGGGGTCGGCGAGAACGCGGCGCCGGTGCGCGAGGCTGCGGTCTCGGGTCTGGAGGAGCTGGGCCTCACGGTCGACGGGGAGCTCAATTCCGTACGTTCCGACGAGGCCCGGATCATCTCGCCCGAGTACGCCCGGGTGGCTGTCGCCGTGGTGCCGACCGACGAGGAGCTGGAGATCGCCCGGCAGACGTACGCGCTGGTCGGTGACAGTGACCGTCGTCACGCCTGA